The nucleotide sequence CCGGCGCCTACCCGCAATTCTTCACCAATGCCTCGGGCCAGACCCTGGCCCTGGTGAACACCGCCTCCGAATACTCCTATGTCGGCCGGCTCAACGTTACTTTCGACGATCAGGGCAACGTGATCCGCAACTCGATCACGCCGGAAAATTCCGGCGCGGTGGCGGTCGATGACGCCTCGGTCGCTCAATTGTGGGGCTCGAAGGCAGCAGCCTTCACCCCCGGCTCGAAGGGCTACCTCGTGCGCGAGGTGATGGAGGGCCTGGACGCCAACAACGATGGCATCCAGGAGACCGCGGGCGTCGCCGACATCATCCGCCAGCAAGACGGCAACATCCTCGGCCGCACCAGCGTGTACCTCGAAGGCCGCCGCGGCGAGGTCCGCACCGAGGAGACCAACCTCGGCAATCTCACTGCCGACGCAAACCTCTGGTACGCCAAGCAGTACGACGGCACGGTCACGGTCTCGATCAAGAACGGCGGCGGCATCCGCGACTCGATCGGCTCGTTCTCGACGGCTGGCGGCGGCACCGCGGAGCTACCCCCGGCTGCCAACCCGTCGGCGGGCAAGGCGGCGGGAGACATCTCCCAGCTCGACGTCACCAACTCGCTGCGCTTCAACAACGCGCTCGCCATGGTCACCGTCACGGCGGCCGAACTGGAGCGGGTGCTCGAACACGCCGTCTCCTCGGTCGCTCCGGGCGCGACGCCCGGCGCCTTCCCGCAGATCGGCGGAATCAGCTTCTCGTTCGACGCGACGAAGCAGGCGCAGACGCTCGACGCCAACGGCAACGTCACCCGCGAGGGGCAGCGGATCACCTCGGCGGCGATCGTCGATGCCGATGGCTTCCTCGTGGACACCCTGGTGCAGAACGGCCAGCTCGTCGGCGATGCGAGCCGGGGCATCCGCGCCGTTACCCTCGACTTCCTCACGACGGGATCAAGCGCGGCGCCGGGCCTGGGCGGCGACAACTATCCCTTCCCGGCCTACGGCGAGAGCCGCGTGGCGTTGAGCAGTGCCACGCCGACGTCCCTGCCCAACACCGAAACCTTCGCGGCGCAGGGCACCGAGCAGGACGCCATCGCCGAGTATCTCAAAGCGTTCTACAGCGTGACGCCCTTCGGCCAAGCCGATACCGGCCCCGCTGCCGACACGCGGATCCAGAACCTGGCCGTGCGCGGCGACAGCGTCCTGGCCCGTGGCGTGAGCCAGCCCGGAACCAGCGGCAACGACGTGCTGCAGGGAACAGCCTTCGCCGATCGCCTCTCCGGCGGCCTGGGCGACGACATCATCACCAATAGCGCGGGCAACGACATCCTCTCGGGAGGGAGCGGCACGGACACGCTCGTGTTCAACGCGTCGTTTGCCAACGTCACCGTCACGGAGGCCGGGCGCTTCACCGCCATCACTGGCCCGGAAGGCCTCGACCTCGTGGAGGGCTTCGAGCGCTTCTTGTTCTCGGACGCCACCATCGTGGTGAACGACGGCAAGCCGCTCGTTGATGACCTCTACTATCTCGCCGGGAACAAGGACGTGTTCCAGGCGGGCCAGGACGCCGACACGCACTTCGCTCAGTATGGTGCCCGCGAAGGCCGCGACCCGAACGCCTTCTTCTCGACGAAGGGCTATCTCGCGGCCAATCCCGACGTGCGGGCCTCCGGGGTCAACCCGCTCGAACAGTACGAGCAGGCCGGCTGGAAGGAAGGCCGCGATCCGGGTGCCCGCTTCGACAACGAGTTCTACCTGGCGGCCAACCCGGACGTGAAGGCCGCCGGACTGAACCCGCTCGCGCACTACCTCCAGTACGGTCAAAGCGAGGGCCGGGCGATCCACGAGGCGGTCGGCCGAGCAAGCGACATCCGCGGCGGCTTCGACGCCGAGTTCTACCTGCTGGCCAATGCCGACGTGGCCCAGGCGGCAGGCACCGGCAACACCTTCGCCTTCGCCGTCCAGCATTTCGAGCAGTACGGTTGGAAGGAAGGCCGCAACCCGAACGCGGTGTTCGACACCAAGGGCTACCTCGCCGCCTATGGCGACGTGAAGGCGGCGGGCATCAACCCGCTCACCCATTACGACCAGTACGGCTGGAAGGAGGGCCGCGACCCGTCCGCCTCGTTCGACACGTCGACCTACCTCTCGACCTACAAGGACGTAGCCGCCGCCCAGCTCGATCCGATGCAGCACTTCCTGCAATACGGTCTCTACGAGGGGCGGTCCGACTTCGCCGACGGCGGCTTCCGGTTCGGCACCCTCGTCTAGACGACCTCGTCTCTGCCAACCTGTTTCGGCTGATTGGATCGGACCGCGCGGCTCGCGCGGTCCGAACGCTTTTTAAGTGCCGGCTTATCGGTCCACGGCTTCTGTCGTGTAGGCCGACGCGATCGGCCGAAAACGCGGTGATCCCTTCCGCCGCGCGGGCGTTGACCCGGTCCTGGGACAGCGGCTGGAGGATCTCGCCCATGACGAAGCTTTTCATCGCGCGGGTGCGCGGCGCGAGCGGGGAGCGCCCGCTTGTGACCGTGCGGGCTGCCGCCGAGGGGGAGGCCCGCCTGTTTGTGGAGGCGGCCTATCCGGAGGACGAGGTCGTCGAGATCGCCGAGCCCGGCGAGTGGGTGAGCGACAGCGACACCGGAACCCGCAACGGCGACGTGCGCGAGCATCCCGGCACCGCGTGGCAGGCGCCGTCGAGCCGGGCATAGTGCGCCGCCATGGCCTGCCTGCCCGAGGATGTGCGGGCCCTCGCGCTCCTGCTGCCAGAGGCGGTCGAGGGCGCGCATCAGGGCCATCCCGATTTCCGGGTCGGTGGGCGCATCTTCGCAACGCTCTGGACCGACGAGGCGCGGGTGGTTGTCAAACTGACGCCCGAGGCGCAGGCGCAGCGGGTGGAGGCCGAGCCGGACGTGTTCGAGCCCGTGCCGGGTGGCTGGGGCGCCCGCGGCTGGACCAGCCTCGACCTCGACAGCGCCGAGGAGGAAATCCTCCGCGAGGCGCTGCTGACCGCTTGGCGGATCGTCGCGCCGCCCGGTCTCGTCGCACGTTACGAAGGTCTCGCGCTCGATCCCTGACCGAGGCTCAACTTCTCAGGCCCGGCGCTTCCTGGCCGGTGCTCGCCACGTATTCCGAGTAGCCGCCGCCGTACTGGCGGATGCCCTCGCCCGTCACTTCGAGCACTCGGTTCGACAGGGCGGCGAGGAAGTGCCGGTCGTGGCTGACGAACAGCATCGTTCCCTCGAAACCGGAGAGGGCCTCGATCAGCATCGCCTTGGTGGCGATGTCGAGGTGGTTGGTCGGCTCGTCGAGGACGAGGAAGTTCGGCGGGTCGTAGAGCATCTTGGCCATGACCAGCCGCGCCTTCTCGCCGCCTGAGAGCACCCGGCAGGGCTTCTCCACGTCGTCGCCGGAGAAGCCGAAGCAGCCGGCCAGCGCCCGCAACGAGCCCTGACCCGCCTGCGGAAAGCTGCTCTCCAGATCCTCGAACACGGTGAGGTCGCCATCGAGGAGATCCATAGCGTGCTGGGCGAAGTAGCCGAGCTTGACGCTGCCGCCGACGGCGATCGTGCCGGCATCGGGCTGGGCCGTACCGGTGACGAGCTTCAGCAGCGTCGATTTGCCGGCGCCGTTGATGCCCATCACGCACCAGCGCTCCTTGCGCCGGATCGAGAAGTCGAGCCCCTCGTAGATGATGCGGCTGCCGTAGCGCTTGTGCACGCCCTTGAGCATCGCGACGTCGTCGCCCGAGCGCGGCGCCGGCTGGAACTCGAAGGCGACGGTCTGGCGGCGGCGCGGCGGCTCCACCCGCTCGATCTTGTCGAGCTTCTTCACTCGGCTCTGGACCTGCGCCGCGTGGCTGGCACGGGCCTTGAAGCGCTCGATGAATTTGATCTCCTTGGCGAGCATCGCCTGCTGGCGCTCGAACTGCGCCTGTTGATGCTGCTCGTTCAAGGCCCGCTGCTGCTCGTAGAAGGCGTAATCGCCGGAATAGGTGGTGAGCGTACCCCCGTCGATCTCGATCACCTTGGAGACGATGCGGTTCATGAACTCGCGGTCGTGCGAGGTCATCATCAGCGCGCCGTCATAGCCCTTGAGGAAGGATTCGAGCCAGATCAGGCTCTCCAGGTCGAGGTGGTTGCTCGGCTCGTCGAGAAGCATCACGTCGGGCCGCATCAGGAGGATGCGGGCCAGAGCCACGCGCATCTTCCAGCCGCCCGAGAGCCGGCCGACATCGCCGTCCATCATCTCCTGCGAGAAGCCGAGACCGGCCAGCACCTCGTAGGCGCGCCCCTCCAGAGCGTAGCCGTCGAGTTCCTCGAAGCGGGCCTGCACCTCGCCGTAGCGCTCGACCAGGGCGTCCATCTCGTCGGCCCGGTCAGGGTCGGCGAGCCCCGCCTCCAACTCCTTCAGCTCGGCCGCGACGACGCTGACGGGGCCGGCCCCGTCCATCACCTCGGCGACGACCGTGCGTCCGGCCATCTCCCCGACATCCTGGCTGAAATAGCCGATGGTGATGCCGCGCTCCGACGAGACTTGGCCCTCGTCGGGCTGCTCCTGGCCGGTCAACAGGCGGAAGAGCGTGGTCTTGCCGGCGCCGTTCGGACCGACGAGACCGGCTTTCTCACCCTTCTGCAGGGCAGCCGACGCTTCGATGAAGACGATCTGCCGACCGTTCTGCTTGCCGATCTTGTCGAGGCGAATCATGCGTCCGCGAGGCCTGATGAGAATGGGGTGGCGGGCTGCCGAGGAGGTTGCGACGGGCCTTACGCCATGCTCGACCCGATCGGAAGGCGACGCGGCCGCAGGGCAGAAGAGCGGCGCGGTCGGTGATCGCTCCAGTCCGCTCACAGTCCGCGATGGCGCTTGTCGTCAGCGATTGTAAAAATATCTTTTCCAAAAATTCTAACACCTCGAAACATGTCTAGATGACGGTGTTTCACCGACAACATAAGTTATGAACTAATATAGTTCATTCACATGCTAACAGTTGCTTCTTGTTAACCGTCCCTGGCTCACATAATCGTGATCCGAAGCGGCCGGGGCGGCCGGCGGATGCTTCTCTCAAAGTCCCGCGACGCAGACAGATGCGCTGGTTTACCAATCTCAAGCTCCTCGGAAAGCTTGCCATTCCCGCCGCCCTGGTCGCGCTCGTCGCTACCGGAATCGTCGTTCTCGCGCGTGATACGCTCGAGCGCCTGGAGCACACGACTCAGGAGGTCGTGGATGTCCGCGCGGCGCGGGTCATCACCGCGCTGCAAACCGCACTCGCTATCGACGAGGCGGTCATCAGCGAGAAGAACATCATCATCGAGACCGATGGACCGGCCCTGGCCGCGCATCGCAAGCGCTTCGAGGAGGCGCGCGACCGGGCCGTCGGCGGCATGGATCGCCTGATCGCCATGGCGGAATCCGATGCGCGCCGTACGATGCTCGGCGAGGTTAAGGCCACGGTCTCCGTCTTCTTCACGACGGTGGAGCACTCGATTGAGTTGGGCATGAAGAACCAGAACGCGGAGGCGGCGAAGCTCTCTTTCGAGGTGGTCCGCCCGGTTCGCACGAAGGCGATCGAAGCGATCGAGAAGCGCGTCACCGCCAATATCAGCGACCTCGAAGCGGCAAAGCGCCAGGCCAGCGAGGTCGGTCGGTCCGCGACGCTCGCCCTGACCGTGATCGCGGCGGTCGGCCTGCTCCTCGCCTTCGCCCTGCTCGGTCTGATCGCCATCGTCGGCGTCGCCCGGCCGATCAACCGCTTGGTCCGCGTGCTTCAGCGGATGGCCGACGGCGAGATCGAGGCCGAGATCACCGAGGCGCGCCGCGGCGACGAGATCGGTGCCGTCGCCCGTGCGGTCGAGGGGATCAAGGCCCTGGTCGCGCGCAAGGCCGCCGAGCAGGCCGAACTCAAGCGCGTGGCGGACGAGGCGGCTGCGATCGAGCGCCGCCGCACCATGATCGAGCTGGCCGACGGCTTCGAGCGCGCCGTGGGCGGCGTCGTCGGGATGGTGTCCTCTTCGGCCACCGAATTGCAGGCCACCGCGCAGCAAATGACCGCCACGGCCACGGAAACGGCGAGCCAATCGACCACCGTCGCGGCGGCGGCCGAAGAGGCTGCCTCCAACGTCAGCACCGTCGCCGCTGCGGCCGAGGAACTGGGTGCCTCCGTGCACGAGATCGGACGACAGGTCGGCAGCTCGGCCGACATGGCGCAACTCGCGGTCGGCGAGGCGGATCAGAGCGCCAGCCTCGTCCACGAACTGAGCCAGGCTGCGTCCCGGATCGGCGATGTGGTCAACCTCATCGCCAACATTGCGAGCCAGACCAACCTGCTGGCGCTCAACGCGACGATCGAGGCGGCCCGCGCCGGAGACGCCGGCCGCGGCTTCGCCGTGGTGGCAAACGAGGTGAAGGAACTGGCCGCGCAAACCTCGCGGGCCACGGAGGAGATCTCCGGCCAGATCGCGCAGATCCAGGGTGCCACCGGGCAGGCGGTGACGGCGATCGGCGGCATCACCGGACGCATCCGCGAGATCAACGCCGTCACCGCGACGATCGCGGCGGCGGTGGAGGAGCAGGGCGCGGCGACCCAGGAGATCGTCCGGAACGTCTCCCAGGCGGCGGTCGGCGCGGGCGAGGTGACGAGCAACATCGCGGGCGTGGCCCAGGCTTCGGAGGAGACTGGCGCGGCCGCCACCCAGGTGCTGGCATCCGCCTCCGAGCTGTCGCGGCAATCCGAGCATCTGCGCGCGGAGGTCGCCCGCTTCCTCTCGACGGTGCGCGCCGCCTGAGCCATTCATCACCCGGCAAGAAAAAAGGGGGCGCCGCGAGCGCCCCCTTTTTTAGTCACCGAGCATGCGCGGTGATGCTCCAGGTTCAGGATTTCGCCCTGTTTCGAAAGCCGGAAACCGTCTTTCGGGACGAGGTTCTAACCCGGCACCTTCTTATGGGTCACGGCGGTCGCGACCTCGTCCGGCCGCACCTCGTCCCCGGCGACGGCACCGGAGAGCGCGGCCGCGTGAAGGGCCAGGACGGGTACGAAGACGAGGGCCATCATCAGCGCGACGACGAGCACGACGCTGCTGTTGCGGCCAGACTTCGCCGCGCGAGAGCGAGCACGCCGGGAAATGGTGGTGGAGTCAGTCATGGCTCACCTCTTGTCGGACCAGCCGCCAAAGGCCGGTCGCGGGTGAGCCGGATCAGACGATCAGGCGCAGATCACGCGGTTGGCCGAAGGCGGCGTGGTCGATCGACTACTGTCGTCGGGCATGGGGGTCGGAAGTTCCTGTGGAGCCGCACATCACGCGCGCGGCGGCGATGGGCAGACAACGCGCGCTTGCCGGAAGAGTTCGATTCGGTCAAGCCCGAACCGGGATGCGCGCTGTGAATGGACGCAGGCGTCGCATCGCGATCTCACCCTCGAGCCCGCTACCGATCGGGCGGCTCGTTGACCGTTAAGAAACCATGTCGGAATCCATGTCAGACGTTACACCGAACGGCAGGATCGCCTGGACCCAGGACGGGATCTCCGAGGTGCCCCTGCAGCGCTTCACCGGCCAGGTCGGCGCGATCGAGGTGGCCACCGTCGAGTTCGACGGATCGAACCGCCTCTGGACATGGTGGAGCCCACTCTCCGAGGACATCTGGGGCCATGCCCAGGATGCTGACGGGGCCAAGCAGGCCGCCGGCCTGTGGCTTCGCGAATGGCTGGAAAACTTCCGGACCTTCTTCGAAGCCAGCCGCTGACGCAATCACGTGGCGGCGGAGGCGGCATCTCGGCTGCGCCACATGTAGCGGGCCAGGATCGAGCGGTAGGGCGCGAAACGGGTGGCCGTCTCGACCGTATCGTCGCGCCCGGTGAGACGCCGCAGGACACCGACGGCGGCCACGTCGCCGACGGGCCAGATGTCGGGGTCGAGAAAATGGAAGATGCCGGCCATGTCGGCGGTCCAGGGCCCGACGCCGCGGATGCGGCACAGGACGGCCGAGCGCTCGGCATGCTGGAGCGCAGCGAGATCCGCACCGAGACGTCCGGCCTCCTCCGCTTCGCGGATGGCCTGCAGCGCGCGCACTTTGTTTGCTGACACACCGCAGCCGCGCAGCAGATCCTCGTAGCCCGTCACGAAAAGATCGCGCGGCGCGACGGCCTGCGCGGCGGCTGCCGCCTCGACGCGCGTCCAGATCGAGAGAGCGGCCTTCGTCGAGAGCTGCTGGTTGACGACCTCGACGAACAGGCGCTCGGCCAGGCTCGCGTGGGATGGCGGCGCGATCTCGATCAGGCCCACAGCCGCGATCGCGGCCCGCAGCGGCTCCGAGATTGTGGCGGCCGTGCCGATCAGCCGGTCGTAGATCGCAGCGTCGAGCATCCGTCCTCCGGTCGTGACGACAGGGTGGGAAACACCCGGACGCGCTTTCCGGTGCCAAATCCGTTCATGGTTCGGCTCCCGCCCGATCATGAGACATTCTGGGCGAAGCGTCGGCAGTATGCTGCAATGCGGCGGCGAATTTTGCTTGACGCACGTTTGAAACGGCAGGATATTTCTCGAAAGGAAGCCAGAATTCCTTTCAAGAACGATTCTCCGGGAGGAGATGTGCCATGCAGGATGCGCGCGTCGCAGCCATGTTCGGTCGGGATCGAGCGGCGGCCATCTTCGCGGTTGGGATGGTCTGGCTCGTCTACGCCTTCACCTTCTGGACGATGCGGCAGGCCTGCGATGCCTGCGGGGTGACGTTTCTCGTCCTCGGCGTCGGCGCCTGCGTCGTGCTGCTCAACACGGCGGCGATCGCCGCGATGATCCGGCATTACCGCGAGGATCGCGACGCGATCTACGGCACGGACCTCTACTACCTCGATCGCCTCCGGGAGATGCGCCGGGCGGGGGAGGCCTGAGATGGCCGGCCGCACGCCCTACGAACCACCGGTCCAGTCCGTGGTCGGCCAGATCGTCGACGCCGTCCTGATGCTGGTTCTGGTCTTCATCACCCTCTACCTGCCGCTCCTGTTCAAGCTCGCCGGCGGCGGCACAACGACAACCACGACGCCGAACCCGACCTGGGAGTCGCTCGGCCAGAACCCGACCATGGCGGGCCAGTGGGAGAAGCTCGGCTTCACGCCGGAGAAGGCGGCCGGGATCATCGGCACCCGCTTCGACTACGCCTTCAACTGGGGTCTCGTGGCGCTCACCGCCGCGATCATCGTCGGCTACTTCATCTTCATGTTCCGGTACTCGGATCGCGAGTACCGCGAAGTCATCGCCGAGCGTTTCGACGGCGCGCCGAAGGCCTAACGCGAACGGTCCGCCGCTCGATCCGCCTTCCTAAGCCGCCGAGGTCGTCGGCCCCATCGTCCTGCAGATCGGGGGAAACACGTCATGGTGTCCGTGATGAATTGGGGCGCCTGGGCGGCCGCGACCGCCCTCGCCCTCTGGATGGGGTTCGACCTCCTTCGCACCAATCGAACCTACGACGAGAGCTTCCTCCTCTCCTCGGAGGAGGGTGAGATCGTCGATTCCGAGGTCGGCGAGACGGCGGCGAGGTCGTGATGACGACGGGTCAACCGATCGCGGAGCGGGTCGCCGCTCAGCCGCCCGCCGAAGCGAGCACGGCCCCGGCGCCGACCGCCCCCCGGAAGGTCGCGCTGCTGCGCGTGCTCGGGCCCGGCCATGTCTGGGCGCTCGGCGTCGGCATCGTCCTCGTCGGCGAGTTCATGGGCTGGAACTTCGCGGTGGGGAAAGGTGGGGCGGTCGCGGCGCTGGCCGCCTGCTGGCTCGCCGGCATCCTCTACACCTGCGTCGCGATGATCGATTCCGAGATCACCTCGACGGTCGCCGCCGCCGGCGGACAGTATGCCCAGGCCAAGCACATCATCGGGCCGCTGGCGGCCTTCAATGTCGGCCTCTACCTCGTCATGGCCTACACCATGCTGGAGGTGTCGAACGCCATCGTCACGGGCGACCTGATCGAGGCCTTCGCCCAGAGCCTTGGGCTTGAGGGGACGGTCGACAAGCGCGCCTTCATGGTGCTCACCGTCGTGGCGCTCGCCTTCCTCAACTATCGCGGCGTGCTCGCCACGCTGACGCTCAACCTCGTCATCACCTCCGCCGCCTTCGCCGCGATCGTGGTGCTGTTCGTCGCGACCCAGCCCTGGGCCCCCGGCGCGGTGCTGAAACACGAGGCGCTGCTGGGCGCCCTGCCCTACGGCTCTCTCGGCATCCTCGCGGCGATGCATTTCGGGCTGTGGTTCTATCTCGGCATCGAGGGCACGACCCAGGCCGCCGAGGAGGTCCGCTCCCCGGCCCGCGCCCTGCCGCTCGGCACCATGACCGGCATGATGACCCTGCTGATCGCCGCGACGCTGACGTGGTACGTCTGCTCCGGCCTGATGCCGTGGGAATATCTCGGCCAGGCGGTGACGCCGCTCTACGACGCGGCCCGGCTCACGGGCAGCCGTTGGCTGGAGCTCTTCCTGTTCCTCGGCACGCTGTTCGCCACGGTCGCCTCAGCCAACGGCTGCATCAACGACGCCTCGCGGGCGTGGTTCGCCATGGGCCGGGACCGCTACATGCCGGTCTGGTTCGGCGCGGTTCATCCGACCTATCGCACGCCTTACCGCGCCATCGTCTTCTTCGTGCCGATCGCGATCCTGTTCGCCGTCTCGACCCCGCTCGACCAGACCATCACCTTCTCGATCCTGTCGGGGCTGCTCGGCTACACGCTGATGGCGCTGTCGATCGTGCTATTCCGCCGCAAATGGCCGCTCGGCTCGATCCAGCGCGGCTACGTGCATCCGCTCCATCCGCTGCCGGCCGTGCTGCTGCTCGTCCTGTGCGTGGTCACCTACCTCGCGGTCTTCCTCGGCTACGGCACGCAGCTTCTGGCGATGATGGCCTTCTACATCACCGCCTCGGCTTGGTTCGTGCTGCACCGCTACAAGTATGTCCGCCGCGGCGACCAATTCACGATGCCCTGGCCGAAGCCCCGCGGATACTGAAGGCGCGGCGATGCTGATCGGCCTGAGCCTTCTGATCCTCCTGTCGAGCGCGGTGGTCTGCCTGCGCCAGCATCGGCGGGAGGCGGCGTGGCGGGGCAGTCTCCTCGACGACTGCGTCGGGCAGGTCGCAACGCCTTGCCTCGGGCGCGACCGGGCCGGCTTCGCGACGCTGCGCGGCCGCCTCGGGCCGGCCGCGGTCGATATTCGCTTCATCCCCGACACCCTGGTGCATCGGAGGCTGCCGCAGCTCTGGCTCCACGTTACCCTGCGGACGCCGCTCCCGACCGGGGCAACCCTCGATGTGCTGCGCCGTCCGGCCGGCGCGGAATTCTACGCCCCCGATCGGCTTCCGCTGCGCCTTCCCGTCCCCGAGGCATGGCCGGTCGATACCCTGGTGCGCGGGACGGCGGGCGCCGAGGCGCTGCTTGCCCGCATTGGCCCCGCGCTGAGCCGCCTTCTCACCGATCCGACGGTGAAGGAGGTTCTGGTGACGCCCGACGGCCTGCGGCTCACGGTGCAGGCAAGCCAGGGCTCCCGGGGCGCCTACCTGCTCCTGCGCGGCAGCCGCTTCCCCCTGTCGCGCCTCGCCCCGGATCAGCTCGGCGGCACGCTACGCGACGGCCTCGATCTCGCTCGGATCCTGTCCGAACCATCTTCGGAGACGTGGCATGCGCGCGCTGCCTGATCCCACCCGCGTCCTGCTCGTCGCGGCCCTCCTGCCAGGCATGGGCCATGTCTGGACGGGGCGCGCCGCGCGCGGGCTCGGCTTCGCCCTGTTCGCGCTCCTCGGCGGCTGGCTCACCGCCCGCTTCGCCGCGCCCGATGCGAGCCTCGTCGGGCGTCATGCCGGCGGCTTCTTCGTTTGGGCTTTGTCCATTCCGGACGCCTATCGCGGTGCCCGCCTCGATCGAGCTTGGGCGGAGCGGGCCCCACACTGACGCCGATTCGGGAAACAGATTCGGAGGTAGCCTTGGCGACCCGTCAGAAGCGGGTCGTGAGGGCCGTGAGCCAGTCCGGCGAGGCGTTCACCAGTGCCGTTTCCAGCGCCCGGTCATACCCTGAGAGGATCAATCCGCTCGAGACGACGAGGACGGCACCGAGAGCCGCCTTCAGCCCGCGGCCGAGGCCGAGCATCCGCTCGCGCCAGCGCATCAGGATCTCACGCGACAGCATCCCG is from Methylorubrum sp. B1-46 and encodes:
- a CDS encoding MmcQ/YjbR family DNA-binding protein, with protein sequence MACLPEDVRALALLLPEAVEGAHQGHPDFRVGGRIFATLWTDEARVVVKLTPEAQAQRVEAEPDVFEPVPGGWGARGWTSLDLDSAEEEILREALLTAWRIVAPPGLVARYEGLALDP
- a CDS encoding ABC-F family ATP-binding cassette domain-containing protein, whose translation is MIRLDKIGKQNGRQIVFIEASAALQKGEKAGLVGPNGAGKTTLFRLLTGQEQPDEGQVSSERGITIGYFSQDVGEMAGRTVVAEVMDGAGPVSVVAAELKELEAGLADPDRADEMDALVERYGEVQARFEELDGYALEGRAYEVLAGLGFSQEMMDGDVGRLSGGWKMRVALARILLMRPDVMLLDEPSNHLDLESLIWLESFLKGYDGALMMTSHDREFMNRIVSKVIEIDGGTLTTYSGDYAFYEQQRALNEQHQQAQFERQQAMLAKEIKFIERFKARASHAAQVQSRVKKLDKIERVEPPRRRQTVAFEFQPAPRSGDDVAMLKGVHKRYGSRIIYEGLDFSIRRKERWCVMGINGAGKSTLLKLVTGTAQPDAGTIAVGGSVKLGYFAQHAMDLLDGDLTVFEDLESSFPQAGQGSLRALAGCFGFSGDDVEKPCRVLSGGEKARLVMAKMLYDPPNFLVLDEPTNHLDIATKAMLIEALSGFEGTMLFVSHDRHFLAALSNRVLEVTGEGIRQYGGGYSEYVASTGQEAPGLRS
- a CDS encoding methyl-accepting chemotaxis protein, yielding MRWFTNLKLLGKLAIPAALVALVATGIVVLARDTLERLEHTTQEVVDVRAARVITALQTALAIDEAVISEKNIIIETDGPALAAHRKRFEEARDRAVGGMDRLIAMAESDARRTMLGEVKATVSVFFTTVEHSIELGMKNQNAEAAKLSFEVVRPVRTKAIEAIEKRVTANISDLEAAKRQASEVGRSATLALTVIAAVGLLLAFALLGLIAIVGVARPINRLVRVLQRMADGEIEAEITEARRGDEIGAVARAVEGIKALVARKAAEQAELKRVADEAAAIERRRTMIELADGFERAVGGVVGMVSSSATELQATAQQMTATATETASQSTTVAAAAEEAASNVSTVAAAAEELGASVHEIGRQVGSSADMAQLAVGEADQSASLVHELSQAASRIGDVVNLIANIASQTNLLALNATIEAARAGDAGRGFAVVANEVKELAAQTSRATEEISGQIAQIQGATGQAVTAIGGITGRIREINAVTATIAAAVEEQGAATQEIVRNVSQAAVGAGEVTSNIAGVAQASEETGAAATQVLASASELSRQSEHLRAEVARFLSTVRAA
- a CDS encoding DNA-3-methyladenine glycosylase, which gives rise to MLDAAIYDRLIGTAATISEPLRAAIAAVGLIEIAPPSHASLAERLFVEVVNQQLSTKAALSIWTRVEAAAAAQAVAPRDLFVTGYEDLLRGCGVSANKVRALQAIREAEEAGRLGADLAALQHAERSAVLCRIRGVGPWTADMAGIFHFLDPDIWPVGDVAAVGVLRRLTGRDDTVETATRFAPYRSILARYMWRSRDAASAAT
- a CDS encoding APC family permease — encoded protein: MTTGQPIAERVAAQPPAEASTAPAPTAPRKVALLRVLGPGHVWALGVGIVLVGEFMGWNFAVGKGGAVAALAACWLAGILYTCVAMIDSEITSTVAAAGGQYAQAKHIIGPLAAFNVGLYLVMAYTMLEVSNAIVTGDLIEAFAQSLGLEGTVDKRAFMVLTVVALAFLNYRGVLATLTLNLVITSAAFAAIVVLFVATQPWAPGAVLKHEALLGALPYGSLGILAAMHFGLWFYLGIEGTTQAAEEVRSPARALPLGTMTGMMTLLIAATLTWYVCSGLMPWEYLGQAVTPLYDAARLTGSRWLELFLFLGTLFATVASANGCINDASRAWFAMGRDRYMPVWFGAVHPTYRTPYRAIVFFVPIAILFAVSTPLDQTITFSILSGLLGYTLMALSIVLFRRKWPLGSIQRGYVHPLHPLPAVLLLVLCVVTYLAVFLGYGTQLLAMMAFYITASAWFVLHRYKYVRRGDQFTMPWPKPRGY